The following coding sequences lie in one Patescibacteria group bacterium genomic window:
- a CDS encoding SIMPL domain-containing protein (The SIMPL domain is named for its presence in mouse protein SIMPL (signalling molecule that associates with mouse pelle-like kinase). Bacterial member BP26, from Brucella, was shown to assemble into a channel-like structure, while YggE from E. coli has been associated with resistance to oxidative stress.): MENKKLILFGVILGISLIIGTSIIAWSLITIKAAQDQITVSGSARQRVTSDSVKWTGSFSRIIAQSGTKDGYAQMKKDENAVRKFLADNGIKAEEINIYPVMMQENYNYNSNNSNLPKLYTLSQTVEVRSSDVNKIKNLAANIQPLVDQNVFFSTTALEYYYTKLAEMRISMLPDAIKDAKARADKIAEGSGKIIKSIKTVDMGVVQVLSPNSVDISDYGSYDTSSIDKEIMITVKVVFNLK, encoded by the coding sequence ATGGAAAATAAAAAATTAATTTTATTCGGCGTAATTTTGGGCATCTCTTTGATCATCGGCACTTCGATCATTGCTTGGTCGCTCATAACGATCAAGGCCGCCCAGGATCAGATCACTGTTTCCGGCTCGGCCCGGCAGCGCGTCACTTCCGATTCGGTAAAATGGACTGGCAGCTTTTCGCGGATCATCGCGCAATCCGGAACCAAGGATGGCTACGCGCAGATGAAAAAAGATGAGAACGCGGTAAGAAAATTTTTAGCTGATAATGGCATCAAGGCTGAAGAAATAAATATTTATCCGGTGATGATGCAGGAAAATTATAATTACAACAGCAATAATTCCAATTTGCCCAAGCTATATACTTTAAGCCAGACCGTCGAAGTGCGCTCGAGCGACGTCAATAAGATCAAAAATTTGGCGGCCAATATCCAGCCGCTGGTCGATCAAAATGTTTTCTTTTCCACGACCGCTTTGGAATATTACTATACCAAGCTCGCCGAGATGAGAATCTCGATGCTGCCGGATGCCATCAAGGATGCCAAAGCGCGGGCCGATAAGATCGCCGAGGGTTCGGGCAAAATAATCAAATCGATTAAAACCGTCGATATGGGAGTGGTGCAGGTGCTGTCGCCGAATTCGGTGGATATTTCCGATTACGGCAGCTACGACACTTCCAGCATCGACAAGGAAATAATGATCACCGTCAAAGTAGTTTTTAATCTTAAATAA